In one Procambarus clarkii isolate CNS0578487 chromosome 29, FALCON_Pclarkii_2.0, whole genome shotgun sequence genomic region, the following are encoded:
- the LOC123764992 gene encoding DDB1- and CUL4-associated factor 13: protein MSIKSIKVLSRNPDHHLRETKNDIHKVQRNYDPDLHPFEAVREYKLALNAVKLERVFAKPFIGSLVHSEGVSAICRHPSRLSCVFTGTVEGELKLWDITHKKCEWTIQAHNGQLWAITAAPDGASFFSVGNDKTIKRWSLQRAQEENEDLPIDTWLCDSIITGITHHRYKNEFITCGERVLLWDASTKAPKFSYDWSTSGDRNDASVVSVKFNPVETDLFASSDHANNIVLYDTRAKEVKKLKMTMRVNALAWNPMEAFILTAASEDYNVYSFDIRNMNKQNRVINIHEGHTSAVIDLDYAPTGREFCTGSYDKSIRIFKTDEGRSHDVYHTKRMFKVNCVLWSGDNKYILSGSSDHNVRVWKAKSNEKMGIMRARERSAINYAEELKRKYGHFPEMRRILRHRHLPKHIYHAKQEHRIMKDSRARKEANLRRHSKPGAVPYVPARQKAVVGLQDDEADMPSTSHADSDE from the exons ATGTCGATAAAAAGCATCAAAGTTCTATCTAGAAACCCGGATCACCATCTTAGGGAGACTAAGAATGATATCCATAAAG TGCAGAGAAACTACGATCCAGATCTCCATCCTTTTGAGGCAGTACGAGAATACAAGTTGGCCTTAAATGCTGTCAAACTAGAGAGGGTGTTTGCCAAGCCTTTTATTGGAAGTCTCGTGCATTCTGAAGGAGTGTCTGCCATATGCCGTCACCCAAGTAGACTGTCCTGTGTGTTCACAGGAACAGTTGAAGGGGAG TTGAAGTTATGGGACATTACCCACAAAAAATGTGAATGGACCATTCAGGCTCACAATGGTCAGTTATGGGCAATTACAGCAGCTCCTGATGGGGCTTCATTCTTTTCTGTTGGGAATGACAAGACCATAAAGCGGTGGTCCCTGCAACGGGCTCAGGAAGAGAATGAAGATCTACCGATAGATACTTGGCTGTGTGAT TCAATCATCACAGGCATCACCCACCACAGATACAAAAATGAGTTCATCACATGTGGTGAGCGGGTGTTGTTATGGGATGCTAGCACCAAAGCCCCTAAGTTCTCCTATGACTGGAGTACCAGTGGGGATCGCAATGATGCCAGTGTCGTATCTGTCAAGTTCAACCCTGTTGAAACTGACCTCTTTG CTTCCAGTGACCATGCAAATAACATTGTTTTGTACGACACCCGAGCTAAAGAGGTGAAGAAATTAAAGATGACTATGCGTGTCAATGCCTTGGCTTGGAACCCCATGGAGGCATTCATATTGACAGCAGCCAGTGAAGATTATAA TGTCTACTCATTCGATATCAGAAACATGAATAAACAGAACAGAGTTATCAATATTCATGAGGGTCATACGTCTGCTGTCATTGATCTTGACTATGCCCCAACTGGCCGAGAATTCTGTACAGGAAGCTACGACAAATCCATCAGAATTTTTAAGACAGATGAA GGAAGAAGTCATGATGTTTACCATACAAAGAGAATGTTTAAAGTGAACTGTGTTCTCTGGTCAGGAGATAACAAATACATTCTCTCTGGCTCCTCTGATCACAATGTTCGTGTGTGGAAAGCTAAATCAAATGAGAAGATGGGTATT ATGAGAGCCAGAGAACGTTCTGCCATCAATTATGCAGAAGAGCTCAAGAGAAAGTATGGTCACTTCCCAGAAATGCGTAGAATATTACGGCATAGACATTTGCCCAAACACATCTACCATGCCAAACAGGAACATCGTATTATGAAGGACAGCCGAGCCAGGAA GGAGGCTAATCTTCGAAGACACTCAAAGCCTGGCGCAGTTCCTTATGTACCCGCAAGACAGAAGGCTGTGGTGGGTTTGCAGGATGATGAAGCTGACATGCCAAGCACTTCTCATGCCGACAGTGATGAATAA
- the RpL10Ab gene encoding large ribosomal subunit protein uL1, translated as MTSKVSRDTLYECVNAALQGSKDNKRRFRETVELQIGLKNYDPQKDKRFSGTVKLKHIPKPKMKVCVLGDQMHIDEAGENDLPCMSADDLKKLNKDKKLVKKLAKKYDAFIASDALIKQIPRLLGPGLNKAGKFPTMCTHSEKLSDKVDEIKATIKFQMKKVLCLSVAIGHVDMNADELVQNIYLAMNFLVSLLKKHWQNVRSLHIKSTMGKPQRLY; from the exons ATGACCAG CAAGGTGAGCCGCGACACGCTCTACGAGTGTGTCAACGCCGCCCTTCAGGGCTCTAAGGACAACAAGAGGCGCTTCAGGGAGACTGTGGAGCTGCAGATTGGCCTGAAGAACTATGACCCCCAAAAGGACAAGCGTTTCAGTGGCACTGTGAA GTTGAAGCACATTCCCAAGCCAAAGATGAAGGTATGCGTTCTTGGGGACCAGATGCACATAGATGAAGCGGGTGAAAATGATTTACCATGCATGTCGGCTGATGACCTCAAGAAGCTAAACAAGGACAAGAAACTTGTTAAAAAACTAG CCAAGAAATATGATGCTTTTATTGCATCTGATGCCCTGATTAAGCAGATTCCTCGTCTGTTGGGTCCTGGTCTTAACAAGGCCGGCAAGTTCCCTACTATGTGCACTCACTCTGAAAAGCTGAGTGACAAGGTTGATGAAATAAAGGCCACTATCAAGTTCCAGATGAAAAAG GTGTTGTGCTTGTCAGTTGCAATTGGCCATGTGGATATGAATGCTGATGAGCTGGTTCAGAACATCTACCTTGCAATGAACTTCTTGGTATCGCTTCTTAAAAAGCATTGGCAAAATGTTCGTTCCCTTCATATAAAGTCTACAATGGGGAAACCCCAACGTCTGTATTAA
- the LOC138369779 gene encoding succinate dehydrogenase assembly factor 2, mitochondrial-like codes for MMEKLALLPLCHRSLLSLCHRSLLGPAVIHQHYCSGRKGSGDTHTASPDITEPAIPPYEEKVGEPIHLKKARLQYQSRKRGMLENGLILSTFAHKFLETMNEQQLSMYDRLINLPSNDWEIYYWATGVRQTPQEFDNEVMTMLKDFVKNDDRENRTMQPDLH; via the exons atGATGGAGAAGCTCGCTCTACTGCCTCTCTGCCACAGAAGTCTGTTGTCTCTCTGTCACAGGAGTCTGCTGGGGCCTGCTGTG ATTCATCAACATTATTGTAGTGGGCGTAAAGGCAGTGGAGACACACACACTGCTTCACCAGACATTACAGAACCTGCCATACCTCCTTATGAAGAGAAAGTTGGGGAGCCCATCCATTTGAAGAAGGCTAG ACTTCAGTATCAGTCCAGAAAGCGTGGCATGTTGGAAAATGGCTTGATACTTAGTACCTTTGCACATAAATTCCTTGAAACTATGAATGAGCAGCAGTTGTCTATGTATGACCGCTTGATTAACCTTCCATCAAATGATTGGGAGATTTATTATTGGGCAACAG GCGTCCGGCAAACTCCACAAGAATTTGACAATGAAGTAATGACAATGTTGAAAGATTTTGTTAAAAATGATGACAGAGAGAACAGAACGATGCAGCCTGATCTACACTGA